In Synechococcales cyanobacterium T60_A2020_003, one DNA window encodes the following:
- a CDS encoding zinc ribbon domain-containing protein: MLECPRCHHPVEGQAIACPQCQLVLKAHGHPGIPLYRSTDGQYLCQTCLYDHDETCTFPQRPYATECTLYTNPQSMAVQTPYRPSQVRLIRAWLSQHLAWIVLAGIAAISLGIAIANQ, translated from the coding sequence ATGCTAGAGTGTCCTCGATGTCATCATCCTGTTGAGGGGCAGGCGATCGCCTGTCCCCAGTGTCAGCTTGTCCTGAAAGCACACGGGCATCCGGGTATTCCGCTCTATCGTTCAACTGACGGGCAGTACCTGTGCCAAACCTGTCTCTACGATCACGATGAAACCTGCACGTTTCCACAGCGTCCCTATGCGACGGAGTGTACGTTGTATACGAATCCTCAGTCCATGGCGGTGCAGACGCCGTATCGTCCCAGTCAGGTACGCCTAATTCGGGCTTGGCTGAGCCAACATTTAGCCTGGATTGTCCTGGCTGGTATTGCGGCGATTAGTCTAGGAATTGCGATCGCCAACCAATGA
- the secA gene encoding preprotein translocase subunit SecA, which produces MLKKLLGDPNARKLKRYQPDVVEINLLEEEIQALSDEELKGKTAEFRQRIEKGETLDDLLPEAFAVVREAAKRVLGMRHFDVQLIGGMVLHDGQIAEMKTGEGKTLVSTLPAYLNALEGKGVHVITVNDYLARRDAEWMGQVHRFLGLSVGLIQQGMTPAERKKNYACDVTYGTNSELGFDYLRDNMATSMADVVQRPFNYCIIDEVDSVLIDEARTPLIISGQVERPSEKYLKAAEVANHLARFKRAAVREYEAKKAEATRLQEEGHKEEAARLFREADEAQEQVDRYYEVDEKARNVLLSDEGFIKAEEILGVTDLYDPENPWAHYVFNAIKANELFIKDVNYIVRNDEIVIVDEFTGRVMPGRRWSDGLHQAIEAKERVEIQPETQTLATITYQNFFLLYPKLAGMTGTAKTEEAEFEKIYNLEVTIVPTNRVSKRRDLSDVVYKTEEAKWVAIAKECAEMHEMGRPVLVGTTSVEKSEVLSQLLSQEGIPHSLLNAKPENVERESEIIAQAGRKGTVTIATNMAGRGTDIILGGNADYMARLKVREYFMPRIVQPEDDEFAVSSVVPGSKSNAQGFAPSGKKVKTWKASPQIFPTELSKDAETLLKQAVDFAVKTFGERSLPELQAEDIVAIASEKAPTDDPLVLKLREAYNQVKAEYEAFTRAEHEEVVSKGGLHVIGTERHESRRIDNQLRGRAGRQGDPGSTRFFLSLQDNLLRIFGGDRVAGLMNAFRVEEDMPIESGMLTRALEGAQKKVETYYYDIRKQVFEYDEVMNNQRRAIYAERRRVLEGQDLKELVVKYAERTMDEIVDAYINPELPPEDWDLANMVSKVKEFIYLLSDLEPEQLEDLSVGEMKTFLHEQTRIAYDMKEAQVDQIQPGLMRQAERFFILQQIDTLWREHLQQMDALRESVGLRGYGQKDPLIEYKSEGYEIFLEMMISIRRNVVYSLFQFQPQPQPTVKKSSEVVQ; this is translated from the coding sequence ATGTTAAAGAAACTGCTGGGCGACCCAAACGCACGAAAGCTCAAACGGTATCAACCTGATGTGGTTGAGATCAACCTTCTCGAAGAAGAGATTCAAGCCCTGTCGGACGAAGAGCTTAAAGGGAAAACAGCAGAGTTTCGGCAACGCATTGAAAAGGGCGAAACCTTAGACGATCTGCTCCCCGAAGCCTTTGCCGTGGTGCGCGAAGCCGCCAAGCGAGTCTTGGGAATGCGGCACTTCGATGTGCAGCTCATCGGGGGCATGGTACTCCACGACGGCCAGATCGCTGAAATGAAAACCGGGGAAGGCAAAACCCTGGTGTCTACCCTGCCTGCCTACCTCAACGCATTGGAAGGAAAGGGTGTTCATGTGATCACGGTTAACGATTATCTAGCTCGCCGTGACGCAGAATGGATGGGGCAAGTTCACCGTTTTCTAGGACTTTCAGTGGGTCTAATTCAGCAGGGTATGACCCCAGCAGAGCGGAAGAAGAACTACGCTTGTGATGTGACCTACGGCACCAACAGCGAACTCGGCTTCGACTACCTACGCGACAACATGGCAACCTCCATGGCCGATGTGGTGCAGCGTCCCTTTAACTATTGCATCATTGACGAAGTGGACTCGGTGCTGATCGACGAAGCCCGCACGCCGCTAATCATCTCTGGTCAGGTCGAACGTCCTAGCGAGAAGTATCTCAAGGCAGCGGAAGTCGCGAACCATCTCGCCCGCTTCAAGCGTGCTGCGGTTCGAGAGTACGAAGCCAAAAAAGCAGAAGCCACTCGCCTCCAAGAAGAAGGCCATAAGGAAGAAGCGGCTCGCCTGTTCCGTGAAGCGGATGAAGCCCAAGAGCAAGTCGATCGCTACTACGAAGTCGATGAAAAGGCGCGGAACGTTCTGCTTTCCGATGAAGGTTTTATCAAAGCAGAGGAAATCCTGGGTGTGACCGATCTCTACGATCCGGAAAATCCCTGGGCGCACTATGTTTTCAACGCGATCAAGGCCAACGAACTGTTCATCAAAGACGTGAACTACATCGTCCGCAACGACGAAATTGTGATCGTAGATGAGTTTACGGGGCGGGTGATGCCAGGTCGGCGCTGGAGTGATGGTTTGCACCAGGCTATCGAGGCCAAAGAACGGGTGGAGATTCAGCCAGAAACTCAAACCCTCGCCACGATTACCTACCAGAACTTCTTCTTGCTCTATCCCAAACTGGCGGGAATGACCGGAACAGCGAAGACGGAAGAAGCTGAATTCGAGAAAATCTATAACCTGGAAGTCACCATCGTTCCCACGAACCGAGTATCTAAGCGTCGAGATTTGTCAGACGTGGTGTATAAGACGGAAGAGGCCAAGTGGGTTGCGATCGCTAAAGAGTGTGCTGAAATGCACGAAATGGGTCGCCCGGTCTTGGTGGGAACTACCAGCGTTGAAAAATCAGAAGTTCTGTCTCAGCTCTTGAGTCAAGAAGGGATTCCCCATAGCCTCCTCAACGCGAAGCCAGAAAACGTGGAGCGGGAGTCGGAAATTATCGCCCAGGCCGGTCGGAAGGGAACCGTTACCATTGCCACCAACATGGCCGGACGGGGAACCGACATCATCCTGGGGGGTAATGCCGATTATATGGCGCGTCTGAAGGTGCGGGAATATTTCATGCCCCGCATTGTGCAGCCCGAAGACGATGAGTTTGCGGTCAGTTCTGTTGTGCCGGGTAGCAAATCCAACGCCCAAGGGTTTGCGCCCTCTGGCAAAAAGGTAAAAACCTGGAAAGCCTCGCCCCAAATCTTCCCGACGGAACTCTCTAAAGACGCGGAAACCCTGCTGAAGCAGGCTGTAGACTTTGCGGTGAAAACCTTTGGGGAGCGATCGCTGCCTGAATTGCAGGCGGAAGACATTGTGGCGATCGCCTCTGAAAAAGCACCCACGGATGATCCCTTAGTCCTGAAACTCCGGGAAGCCTATAACCAAGTAAAGGCCGAGTATGAGGCGTTCACCCGTGCCGAGCATGAAGAGGTGGTTTCCAAGGGCGGACTGCACGTCATCGGTACTGAGCGTCACGAATCGCGCCGGATTGATAACCAGTTGCGTGGTCGGGCAGGTCGTCAAGGTGACCCTGGCTCTACTCGCTTCTTCCTCAGCTTGCAGGATAACTTGCTGCGGATCTTTGGGGGCGATCGCGTGGCTGGATTGATGAACGCCTTCCGGGTTGAAGAAGATATGCCCATCGAGTCGGGAATGCTGACGCGAGCGCTGGAAGGTGCCCAGAAAAAGGTTGAGACCTACTACTACGACATCCGGAAACAGGTCTTTGAGTATGACGAGGTGATGAATAACCAGCGTCGTGCCATCTATGCCGAGCGTCGCCGGGTACTCGAAGGACAAGACCTCAAAGAACTGGTGGTGAAATACGCCGAGCGCACGATGGATGAAATCGTGGACGCTTATATCAATCCTGAACTGCCGCCCGAAGACTGGGATCTGGCCAATATGGTCTCGAAGGTCAAAGAATTTATTTATCTTCTCTCTGATCTAGAGCCAGAACAGCTTGAAGATCTTTCCGTGGGCGAGATGAAGACGTTTCTCCATGAGCAGACTCGGATCGCCTACGACATGAAAGAAGCTCAGGTGGATCAGATTCAGCCCGGATTAATGCGACAGGCCGAGCGATTCTTCATCCTGCAGCAAATCGATACTCTGTGGCGCGAGCATCTTCAGCAAATGGATGCCCTGCGTGAGTCCGTAGGATTGCGGGGCTATGGGCAGAAAGATCCGTTAATTGAATACAAGAGTGAGGGTTACGAAATTTTCCTAGAGATGATGATTTCGATTCGACGAAACGTAGTTTACTCCCTCTTCCAGTTTCAACCGCAACCCCAACCGACCGTGAAGAAATCATCAGAAGTGGTGCAGTAA
- a CDS encoding 2-phosphosulfolactate phosphatase family protein — translation MKLFVYHTPELVPSDSIPDCAIAIDVLRATTTMATALGAGAEAVQVFSSIDELMQISEQWPPEKRLRAGERGGSKVEGCDLGNSPLDCSPSLMGDRRLFMSTTNGTRCLERIQNAATVLAGALINRATVVRYLLDTQPAEVWMVGSGWEGSFSLEDTVCAGAIAHALSQHFKDDDDWIGNDEVIGAIALYTQWQTSLLDLLRHASHGKRLLRLDGDKDLEFCANLDSLDVLPIQKSQGVLVRY, via the coding sequence GTGAAACTGTTTGTTTATCACACCCCCGAACTCGTCCCTAGTGATTCTATCCCTGACTGTGCGATCGCGATTGATGTCCTCCGAGCCACTACCACCATGGCAACAGCACTAGGGGCTGGGGCTGAGGCTGTTCAAGTGTTCAGCAGCATTGATGAGTTGATGCAGATAAGCGAACAATGGCCGCCTGAGAAGCGGTTGCGGGCTGGCGAACGAGGTGGCTCAAAGGTGGAAGGCTGTGATTTGGGCAATTCGCCGTTGGACTGTAGCCCCAGCCTCATGGGCGATCGCCGCTTGTTTATGAGTACGACTAACGGCACTCGCTGCTTGGAACGGATTCAAAATGCGGCAACGGTGTTGGCCGGAGCTTTGATTAATCGGGCGACCGTCGTGCGGTATTTGCTGGATACGCAACCCGCTGAGGTGTGGATGGTGGGGTCTGGTTGGGAAGGCAGTTTTTCCCTGGAGGACACCGTTTGCGCAGGAGCGATCGCCCATGCCCTGAGTCAGCACTTCAAGGACGACGACGACTGGATCGGCAACGATGAAGTGATTGGGGCGATCGCCCTTTACACTCAGTGGCAGACGAGTTTGTTAGACCTACTGCGTCATGCCAGCCACGGCAAACGGCTCTTGCGTCTAGACGGAGACAAGGATCTGGAATTTTGCGCTAATCTCGACAGCCTAGATGTGTTGCCGATCCAAAAAAGCCAGGGCGTGCTAGTGCGCTACTAA
- a CDS encoding alanine--glyoxylate aminotransferase family protein, which yields MTAILSNSSSSVDSTHRIAAKPINMPPRLLLGPGPSNPHPLVLQAMGLPPVGHLDPRFLELMSQTQSLLRYAWQTSNTMTIPVSGTGSAAMEATLANTVEPGDVVLVGVNGYFGHRLVDMAGRYGADVRTMSKSWGHVFSLDEIRAGLETHRPAILALVHAETSTGACQPLEGIGALCREYNCLLLVDSVTSLGGVPLFIDDWGIDLSYSCSQKGLGCPPGASPLTMSDRAVAKLQQRRTKVANWYLDMTLLGQYWGNERVYHHTAPINMNYGIYEALRLLAEEGLQESWDRHRTNAELLWDGLADLGLQCHVDIEHRLLTLTTVRIPDGLDGKAIARQLLDRYNVEVGNGLGELAGQVWRIGLMGYNSRPENVLTLLATLERVLAEAGFRKAS from the coding sequence ATGACTGCCATACTTTCTAACTCGTCTTCAAGCGTCGATAGTACGCATCGGATTGCAGCAAAACCCATCAATATGCCCCCTCGGCTATTGCTGGGGCCTGGCCCCTCTAACCCTCATCCGCTAGTTCTACAAGCGATGGGTTTGCCTCCCGTCGGGCATCTTGATCCGCGTTTCCTGGAGTTGATGAGTCAAACGCAGTCGCTCCTACGCTACGCATGGCAAACCAGCAACACCATGACGATTCCGGTCAGTGGCACTGGAAGTGCGGCGATGGAAGCCACGTTAGCCAATACTGTTGAACCGGGAGATGTTGTCCTGGTGGGCGTAAACGGTTATTTTGGGCATCGGCTTGTGGATATGGCAGGCCGCTACGGAGCCGATGTTCGCACCATGAGCAAGTCCTGGGGTCACGTCTTTTCCCTAGATGAGATTCGGGCGGGACTGGAAACCCATCGTCCGGCAATTTTGGCGCTAGTTCATGCTGAAACCTCGACCGGAGCCTGCCAACCCTTGGAGGGGATTGGGGCGCTATGCCGTGAGTACAACTGCTTGCTCCTGGTGGATAGCGTGACCAGTTTGGGCGGCGTTCCTTTGTTTATTGATGATTGGGGAATTGATCTCTCCTACAGTTGCAGCCAAAAAGGATTGGGCTGTCCACCTGGAGCGTCTCCCTTGACCATGAGCGATCGCGCCGTTGCAAAACTCCAGCAACGACGCACAAAAGTAGCGAACTGGTATCTTGATATGACCCTCCTCGGTCAGTATTGGGGAAATGAGCGAGTCTATCACCACACTGCCCCCATCAACATGAACTATGGTATCTATGAGGCGTTGCGCCTGCTGGCAGAAGAAGGATTGCAAGAGAGTTGGGATCGCCATCGTACGAATGCCGAGTTGCTCTGGGATGGTTTGGCCGATCTAGGACTTCAGTGCCATGTAGACATTGAACACCGTCTACTCACCCTCACAACGGTTAGGATTCCCGACGGTTTAGATGGAAAGGCGATCGCCCGTCAGCTTCTGGATCGGTACAACGTTGAAGTGGGGAATGGCCTGGGTGAATTGGCAGGCCAGGTATGGCGCATTGGTTTGATGGGGTACAACAGCCGTCCTGAAAATGTATTGACTCTACTGGCAACCCTAGAGCGAGTCCTCGCTGAAGCAGGGTTTCGTAAGGCTAGTTAG
- a CDS encoding HEAT repeat domain-containing protein: MAQLTLQEIETQLESANSRDRMIALANLRDVSPDQAVPLIKKVLDDDNLQVRSMAVFALGLKPTEECFPILVKLLETDPDYGIRADAAGALGYLEDPRAFEPLARTFYEDTDWLVRFSSAVSLGNLKDPRARDILLKALDSDEVVLQQAAIAALGEIGATDAVEHLLKFAQAPDWLIRQRLAEALGHLPAPKTVSALEYLEKDSHPNVASAATYALTRLREEHPDAMH; this comes from the coding sequence ATGGCTCAGCTCACCCTCCAAGAAATCGAGACACAGCTTGAGAGTGCCAATTCGCGCGATCGCATGATTGCGCTGGCCAATCTGCGCGATGTGTCACCGGATCAGGCCGTCCCGCTGATTAAGAAAGTTCTGGATGATGACAACTTACAGGTTCGTTCGATGGCTGTATTCGCCCTGGGACTGAAGCCAACAGAGGAATGCTTTCCGATCTTGGTGAAACTCCTAGAAACAGACCCAGACTACGGCATTCGCGCTGATGCGGCGGGAGCCTTGGGCTATCTCGAAGATCCCCGTGCTTTTGAACCCCTTGCACGGACGTTCTACGAAGATACGGACTGGCTGGTGCGGTTTAGCTCAGCAGTATCGTTAGGCAATTTGAAAGATCCACGGGCCCGCGACATTTTGCTGAAGGCGCTAGACAGCGATGAGGTCGTGTTGCAACAAGCGGCGATCGCGGCTTTGGGAGAAATCGGCGCAACGGATGCTGTCGAACATCTGCTGAAATTTGCCCAAGCTCCCGACTGGCTCATTCGTCAGCGGTTGGCCGAGGCTCTGGGGCACTTACCCGCACCGAAAACCGTTTCGGCACTGGAATATTTAGAAAAAGACAGCCATCCCAACGTTGCCTCGGCGGCGACCTATGCCCTCACTCGCCTACGTGAAGAACATCCGGACGCTATGCATTGA